A window from Pelodiscus sinensis isolate JC-2024 chromosome 31, ASM4963464v1, whole genome shotgun sequence encodes these proteins:
- the LOC142821474 gene encoding butyrophilin subfamily 2 member A2-like translates to MAPAAHRAELCPSHPDSLSPATVMLDPDTANPLLILSGDRKRVRWEPTRQRLPDNPERFDTRPCVLGREGFTSGRHCWEVEVGDGPCWAVGVAKESVSRKGEISLSPEGGFWAVERWGVQFRAFTFPETRLPLSPPHRIRVCLDCDRGQVTFIDAGTEAPIFTFPPGSLPGERIRPWLWVGWKSQLSLCP, encoded by the coding sequence ATGGCCCCAGCCGCCcacagggctgagctctgcccctcacaccctgattctctctccccagcgaCTGTGAtgctggatccagacacggcgaATCCCCTGCTCATCCTGTCTGGGGATCGGAAACGTGTGAGATGGGAACCTACACGGCAGCGACTGCCCGACAACCCGGAGAGATTTGACACTCggccctgtgtgctgggccgtgaggggttcacctcggggagacattgctgggaggtggaggtgggggatgggccatgctgggctgtgggggtggccaaagagtctgtgagcaggaagggagagATCAGCCTGAGCCCCGAGGGGGGGTTCTGGGCTGTGGAGCGGTGGGGGGTTCAGTTCCGGGCTTTCACCTTCCCTGAGACCCGCctgcctctgagccccccccacaggatccgggtttgtctggactgtgaccgggggcaggtgacatttatcgatgctggaaccgaggccccgatcttcactttcccgccgggctccctccctggggagagaatccgaccctggctctgggtggggtggAAATCCCAGCTCAGCCTGTGCCCCTGA